The following coding sequences are from one Megamonas funiformis window:
- the rpiB gene encoding ribose 5-phosphate isomerase B — MKQFLIQQLQEAGYDVEDKGTYSEDSVDAGAYAIKVCEDVANNLDTKYGILICGTGIGMSMMANKVKGIRASLVSDLFSAEMTRAHNNANVLCMGARIISEYMAWEFTKVWLSTEHLGGKYAKRVEAMMNYEKNR; from the coding sequence ATGAAACAATTTTTAATACAGCAATTGCAAGAGGCTGGTTATGATGTGGAAGATAAAGGAACTTATAGTGAAGATTCTGTAGATGCTGGTGCTTATGCTATAAAAGTCTGTGAAGATGTAGCTAATAATTTAGATACTAAATACGGTATTTTAATTTGTGGTACAGGTATTGGTATGTCAATGATGGCCAATAAAGTAAAAGGTATAAGAGCGTCTTTAGTAAGTGATTTATTTTCAGCAGAAATGACAAGAGCTCATAATAATGCAAATGTTTTGTGTATGGGAGCAAGAATTATTTCTGAATATATGGCATGGGAATTTACAAAAGTTTGGCTTAGCACAGAACATTTAGGTGGAAAATATGCTAAACGTGTAGAAGCCATGATGAATTATGAAAAAAATAGATAA
- the hisF gene encoding imidazole glycerol phosphate synthase subunit HisF yields MYTKRIIPCLDVKAGRVVKGTNFVSLRDAGDPIELASVYDKEMADELVFLDITASNEQRDTIVKVANDCASQVFIPFTIGGGIRTVEDMRKMLKAGADKVSMNTAAIKDPSIIKEGAEKFGNQCIVLAVDAKRNGENSWEVYINGGRTPTGIDCLEWVKKAVSLGAGEILLTSMDADGTKNGYDIPLTRAVSEAVNVPVIASGGAGKLEHFYEVLTEGKADAVLAASVFHYGEFSIRQVKEYLKSRGVEVRL; encoded by the coding sequence ATGTACACAAAAAGAATAATCCCTTGTCTTGATGTAAAAGCAGGACGAGTTGTTAAAGGAACAAATTTCGTTTCTTTGCGCGATGCAGGCGATCCTATAGAACTTGCTTCCGTATATGATAAAGAAATGGCTGACGAACTTGTTTTTTTAGATATAACAGCTTCTAATGAACAACGTGATACTATTGTAAAAGTAGCAAATGATTGTGCAAGTCAAGTTTTCATTCCATTTACCATTGGTGGAGGAATTAGAACTGTAGAAGACATGCGCAAAATGCTCAAGGCTGGTGCAGATAAAGTATCTATGAATACAGCAGCGATAAAAGACCCTTCTATAATTAAAGAGGGAGCAGAAAAATTTGGCAATCAATGTATCGTGCTTGCTGTAGATGCTAAACGAAATGGCGAAAATTCTTGGGAAGTTTATATAAATGGTGGTAGAACACCAACGGGAATAGATTGTTTAGAATGGGTGAAAAAAGCAGTTTCTTTGGGAGCGGGTGAAATCTTGCTCACAAGTATGGACGCTGATGGTACAAAAAATGGTTATGATATACCACTTACGCGTGCAGTTTCAGAAGCTGTAAATGTACCAGTAATTGCTTCAGGTGGAGCAGGAAAATTAGAACATTTTTACGAAGTATTAACAGAAGGAAAAGCTGATGCAGTACTTGCTGCTTCAGTATTCCATTATGGAGAATTTAGTATTCGCCAAGTAAAAGAATATTTAAAATCTCGTGGTGTGGAGGTTAGATTATAA
- a CDS encoding SagB/ThcOx family dehydrogenase has product MGQARLDYMKDSAWKRGTAKKIDNLPPFELPYAKDAVLIDLVDPDVLPDAQVNFLEMIEVRSTLRQYDDTKELSNKELSYLLWCTQGVKMVMQTKTIRNVPSAGGRNALETFLYIRRVEGIKPGLYRFLPLEHKLLLVSDAEDIEEKICSQFSTVGVANNAAVVFLWTAVYERMDCMFGERAYRYIYLDAGHVCQNLYLAAQTMHIKVCALGAFDDEVLNQNLGFDGENQFVVYGAGVGK; this is encoded by the coding sequence ATGGGACAAGCTAGACTTGACTATATGAAAGATTCTGCATGGAAGCGTGGTACTGCAAAAAAAATAGATAATTTGCCACCTTTTGAATTACCATATGCAAAAGATGCAGTATTGATTGACCTTGTAGACCCAGATGTATTACCAGATGCACAGGTGAACTTTTTGGAAATGATAGAAGTTCGTTCTACACTTCGTCAATATGATGATACAAAAGAATTATCTAATAAAGAATTATCATATCTTTTATGGTGTACTCAAGGCGTTAAAATGGTAATGCAGACAAAGACTATTAGAAATGTACCTTCTGCTGGCGGTAGAAATGCATTGGAAACATTTTTATATATTCGCCGTGTTGAAGGCATAAAACCAGGTTTATATCGCTTTTTACCATTAGAGCATAAATTATTATTAGTATCTGATGCAGAAGATATTGAAGAAAAAATCTGTAGCCAATTTTCTACAGTAGGTGTAGCAAATAATGCAGCTGTAGTATTCTTATGGACAGCTGTTTATGAAAGAATGGATTGTATGTTTGGCGAAAGAGCATATCGCTATATTTATTTAGATGCTGGACATGTTTGCCAAAACTTATATTTAGCAGCACAAACAATGCATATAAAAGTGTGTGCATTAGGTGCTTTTGATGATGAAGTTTTAAATCAAAATCTCGGTTTTGATGGAGAAAATCAATTTGTTGTCTATGGTGCTGGTGTAGGTAAATAG
- the hisIE gene encoding bifunctional phosphoribosyl-AMP cyclohydrolase/phosphoribosyl-ATP diphosphatase HisIE, protein MIDIDKVKFDEKGLVPAVVQEANGKVLMLAYMNKESLQKTIETGYTWFYSRSRQELWNKGATSGNKQSVSEIYYDCDGDTLLVKVHQTGMACHTGTYTCFTDRRLFPDSKDLVPMAQPQDNTSIAKVLNDLYATIKDRQVNPVEGSYTNYLFEKGQDKILKKVGEECTETIIASKNMDKEEILYEMSDLWYHCLVLLAYHNITPDDLLAELMSRRNGGEYHRFGKKEIKKNKS, encoded by the coding sequence ATGATAGATATCGACAAAGTAAAATTTGATGAAAAAGGCTTGGTGCCAGCTGTAGTGCAAGAAGCTAATGGCAAAGTTTTAATGCTTGCATATATGAACAAAGAATCACTACAAAAAACTATAGAAACAGGATATACATGGTTTTATAGTCGTTCTCGTCAAGAACTTTGGAATAAAGGGGCAACTTCTGGCAATAAACAATCTGTCAGTGAAATTTATTATGATTGTGATGGTGATACTTTGTTGGTAAAAGTTCATCAAACAGGTATGGCTTGTCATACTGGCACATATACTTGCTTTACTGATCGCAGATTATTTCCAGACAGCAAAGATTTAGTACCTATGGCTCAACCACAGGATAATACTTCTATCGCTAAGGTTTTAAATGATTTATATGCAACAATTAAAGACCGTCAAGTAAATCCAGTAGAAGGCTCATATACTAATTATTTATTTGAAAAAGGTCAAGATAAAATCTTGAAAAAAGTGGGTGAAGAATGTACTGAAACAATAATTGCTTCTAAAAATATGGATAAAGAAGAAATTCTTTATGAAATGAGCGATTTATGGTATCATTGTCTTGTTTTATTGGCATATCATAATATTACTCCAGATGATTTATTAGCTGAATTGATGAGCAGAAGAAATGGTGGAGAATATCATAGATTTGGCAAGAAAGAAATCAAAAAAAATAAATCTTAA
- a CDS encoding BglG family transcription antiterminator, translating into MAKINKRRKKIFNMLKEHQTGLSGEFMSQQLGVSSRTIRSDIKALQEYLVEYDIRIISSPNKGYRFNKFEQLDTAEQNLFQEGVSNLETAKQRINYILYRLLENTFKDIVITQNDLAEEMYISLSTLKMHLNEVKDILQKYDLKVTQYKTKGIKVIGEEVKIRYCIVDMINTCSTEKFFQKILANVDIELLDKIIKETLSYKKIQLADRSKEKFCLHIAIGMQRSNCNKFVSYPSSIANKIENTFEYNVAKELIDNILKKMNIDIACSEVYYIAQCLLASKKLTDISESMDKKHVKKLVNIILKEIHEKLSIDFTNDEYLIDGLTLHLNIALTRIQFQMNIRNELLETIKNDYPLAFQMGVIAGKIVEQYDNIKINENEIGYIALHFGAALSRNGIKENIKAKNIIIVCSSGLGISVLLKAKVEEYFHNRLNVIKVMPSYEINNQILDNVDYILSTVPLKNVKSDKIIKINRMLQKEDVENIENKIFHKETTELLEITTFFNKDNFYIGKNFETKEECINFLADEAIKKGLMNNNAKMSIFEREEMSSTSIGDLVAIPHPIYNECGTSFISILILNKPIIWDDLFVQVVFLLNVEKGKMNLWEPMFLKLYNYIKLKNGVNSILKNKSYEVFINEFEKMF; encoded by the coding sequence ATGGCAAAGATTAATAAACGAAGAAAGAAAATATTTAATATGTTAAAAGAACATCAAACGGGATTGAGTGGAGAATTTATGTCTCAACAGTTAGGTGTTTCTTCAAGAACAATACGTTCAGATATAAAAGCTTTACAAGAATATTTAGTTGAATATGATATACGAATAATTTCTAGCCCTAATAAGGGATATCGCTTTAATAAATTTGAGCAACTTGATACTGCTGAACAAAATTTGTTTCAAGAAGGTGTTAGTAATTTAGAAACAGCAAAACAAAGGATAAATTATATATTGTATAGACTGTTAGAAAATACTTTTAAAGATATTGTTATTACACAAAATGATTTAGCAGAAGAAATGTATATAAGTTTATCTACATTAAAGATGCATTTAAATGAAGTAAAAGATATCTTACAAAAATATGATTTAAAAGTTACACAATATAAAACAAAGGGTATAAAGGTTATTGGTGAAGAAGTTAAGATACGTTATTGCATAGTAGATATGATAAATACATGTAGTACAGAAAAATTTTTCCAGAAGATTTTAGCAAATGTAGATATTGAGTTATTAGATAAAATAATAAAAGAAACATTAAGTTATAAAAAAATACAATTAGCAGATAGATCTAAAGAAAAATTTTGTCTACATATAGCAATAGGCATGCAACGTTCTAATTGTAATAAATTTGTATCCTATCCGTCTAGTATTGCTAATAAAATAGAAAATACTTTTGAATATAATGTAGCTAAAGAGTTAATAGATAATATATTAAAAAAGATGAATATAGATATAGCTTGTTCAGAAGTATATTATATTGCTCAATGCTTATTAGCTAGCAAGAAATTAACAGATATTAGTGAATCAATGGACAAAAAACATGTAAAAAAATTAGTAAATATAATTTTAAAAGAAATTCATGAAAAGTTATCTATTGATTTTACTAACGATGAATATTTGATTGATGGTTTAACATTACATTTAAACATAGCATTAACAAGAATTCAATTTCAGATGAATATTAGAAATGAATTGTTAGAAACTATAAAAAATGATTATCCGCTAGCATTTCAAATGGGGGTAATTGCTGGTAAAATTGTTGAACAATATGACAATATAAAAATTAATGAAAATGAAATTGGTTATATAGCTCTTCATTTTGGTGCAGCATTAAGTAGAAATGGTATAAAAGAAAATATTAAGGCTAAAAATATAATAATAGTATGTTCTTCAGGATTAGGAATATCTGTATTATTAAAAGCAAAAGTAGAAGAATATTTTCATAATAGATTAAATGTAATAAAAGTTATGCCAAGCTATGAGATTAATAATCAAATATTAGATAATGTAGATTATATATTATCTACTGTACCATTAAAAAATGTTAAATCGGATAAAATAATAAAAATTAATCGTATGTTACAAAAGGAAGATGTGGAAAATATTGAAAATAAGATTTTTCATAAAGAAACTACAGAATTATTAGAAATTACAACATTTTTTAACAAAGATAATTTTTATATTGGTAAAAATTTTGAAACAAAAGAAGAGTGTATAAATTTTTTAGCAGATGAAGCAATAAAAAAAGGTTTAATGAATAATAATGCAAAAATGTCTATATTTGAAAGAGAAGAGATGTCTTCTACATCAATAGGTGATTTAGTAGCTATACCTCATCCTATTTATAATGAATGCGGAACATCTTTTATATCAATATTGATTTTGAATAAGCCTATTATATGGGATGACTTATTTGTACAAGTAGTATTTCTTTTGAATGTAGAAAAAGGAAAAATGAATTTATGGGAACCAATGTTTTTGAAATTATATAACTATATAAAGTTAAAAAATGGAGTTAATTCAATATTAAAAAATAAATCTTATGAAGTTTTTATTAATGAATTTGAAAAAATGTTTTAA
- a CDS encoding zinc-binding dehydrogenase, giving the protein MKALVKMEPGAGNWQIIDKPEPTINKDQVKIKVEYIGVCGSDIHTYEGHYNINAKDLIIGHEFAGIAVEVGENVKHVKVGDKVTSETTFEICGKCRYCLEKEYNLCPTRKGLGTQQDGACANYIVARGASVHVLPENLSCKEAAITEAAACAHHGVCKATIKKGDIVLVLGPGPIGLLVAQIVRAKGGTVVMTGLTKDSGRLKVAKEKFGIDYIVDVQKDDPHELVNSLTDGYGADICYDCTGAVPSMHLGMDLLRKKGQYVQVGLFAKDEVVVDFSKIIQKELVVSGSRSQNTHDWPATLNYMANGDIRADLMITDELNIDEWDKAYKLMKSGETIKIVLKPLPENK; this is encoded by the coding sequence ATGAAAGCATTAGTAAAAATGGAACCAGGTGCTGGTAATTGGCAAATAATTGATAAACCAGAACCTACAATAAATAAAGATCAAGTAAAAATAAAAGTTGAATATATTGGTGTTTGTGGTAGTGATATTCATACATATGAAGGTCATTATAATATTAATGCTAAAGATTTAATTATAGGGCATGAATTTGCTGGAATTGCTGTAGAAGTAGGCGAAAATGTAAAACATGTAAAAGTTGGAGATAAGGTAACATCAGAAACTACTTTTGAAATTTGTGGAAAGTGTAGATACTGTTTAGAAAAAGAATATAATTTATGTCCAACTCGTAAAGGATTAGGCACACAACAAGATGGAGCATGTGCAAATTATATTGTAGCTAGAGGAGCTAGTGTACATGTACTACCTGAAAATTTATCTTGTAAAGAAGCTGCAATAACTGAAGCAGCAGCTTGTGCTCATCATGGTGTTTGTAAAGCAACTATAAAAAAAGGAGATATTGTTTTAGTATTAGGTCCAGGACCAATTGGATTACTTGTGGCACAAATTGTAAGAGCAAAAGGTGGTACAGTAGTAATGACAGGTCTAACTAAAGATAGTGGACGATTAAAAGTTGCTAAAGAAAAATTTGGTATAGATTATATTGTAGATGTACAAAAAGATGATCCTCATGAATTAGTTAATAGTCTTACTGATGGATATGGTGCAGATATTTGTTATGATTGTACAGGTGCTGTTCCTTCAATGCATTTGGGAATGGATTTATTAAGAAAAAAAGGACAATATGTTCAGGTAGGTTTATTTGCTAAAGATGAAGTTGTAGTAGATTTTTCAAAAATTATCCAAAAGGAACTAGTTGTTTCTGGAAGTCGTAGTCAGAATACTCATGATTGGCCTGCAACTTTAAATTATATGGCAAATGGGGATATACGAGCAGATTTAATGATAACAGATGAATTAAATATTGATGAATGGGATAAAGCTTATAAATTAATGAAATCTGGTGAAACTATAAAAATTGTATTAAAACCATTACCTGAAAATAAATAA
- the tkt gene encoding transketolase has protein sequence MNIEQKSVNAIRVLAADTVQKANSGHPGMPLGSAAMAYELWANHLTHNPKNPKWVNRDRFILSAGHASSLLYSLLHLFGYGLTIEDMKNFRQDNSLTPGHPEYGHTVGVEATTGPLGAGMGMAVGMAMAQAHMAATFNTEDYNVIDHYTFVLGGDGCMEEGISSEAFSLAGTLGLSKLIVLYDSNNITIEGNTDLAFTEDVNKRMEAFGFQTLTVEDGNNLEEISKAIELAKSEKTKPSFITVKTKIAFGCPAKEGSESSHGSPLGEENVKALRDNLGWEEQEAFVIPQDVYDNFAQKAKKGQEVEDNWNKLFKAYCEKYPEKKELWDKYFAVIDDEKLLNCDEFWSYEDKPQATRSLSGNMINRLAKIMPNFWGGSADLGPSNKTVIKDGGSFSKNNYLGRNIHYGVREFAMAAIANGITLYGGTKTFVGTFFVFSDYLKPMARLAALMKIPVTYVLTHDSIGVGEDGPTHEPIEQLAMLRAMPNINVFRPADATETAAAWYSAITSKNTPTVLALSRQNLPQIEGSSKEALKGGYIIAESIKAKPDAIIIASGSEVSLAVDAKKELMEKGFDIRVVSMPCMDIFEQQSDEYKEKILPQTVEKRLVVEAGSSICWGKYLGFKGKSVTIDTFGASAPANVLFKKYGFTVENVVNKALSMLK, from the coding sequence ATGAATATAGAGCAAAAATCTGTAAATGCTATTCGTGTATTAGCAGCAGATACTGTACAAAAAGCTAATTCAGGTCATCCTGGTATGCCACTTGGTAGTGCAGCAATGGCATATGAATTATGGGCTAATCATTTAACACATAATCCTAAAAATCCTAAATGGGTAAATAGAGATAGATTTATTTTATCAGCTGGACATGCTTCAAGTTTATTATATTCACTTCTTCATTTATTTGGATATGGTTTAACTATTGAAGATATGAAAAACTTTAGACAAGATAATTCTTTAACACCTGGTCATCCAGAATATGGTCATACTGTAGGTGTAGAAGCAACTACAGGACCATTAGGTGCTGGCATGGGAATGGCTGTAGGTATGGCTATGGCCCAAGCCCATATGGCAGCTACTTTTAATACTGAAGATTATAATGTTATTGATCATTATACTTTTGTATTAGGTGGCGATGGTTGTATGGAAGAAGGAATATCTTCAGAAGCATTCTCGTTAGCTGGTACATTAGGTTTAAGTAAATTAATTGTTTTATATGATAGCAATAATATTACTATTGAAGGTAATACAGATTTAGCATTTACAGAAGATGTAAATAAACGTATGGAAGCATTTGGTTTCCAGACTTTAACTGTTGAAGATGGTAATAATTTAGAAGAAATTAGCAAAGCTATTGAACTTGCTAAGTCAGAAAAGACAAAACCATCATTTATTACAGTAAAGACTAAAATTGCATTTGGTTGCCCTGCTAAAGAAGGTAGTGAATCCTCACATGGTTCACCATTAGGTGAAGAAAATGTAAAAGCTTTACGTGATAATCTTGGTTGGGAAGAACAAGAAGCATTTGTAATTCCACAAGATGTATATGATAATTTTGCTCAAAAAGCTAAAAAAGGACAAGAAGTTGAAGACAATTGGAATAAATTATTCAAAGCTTACTGTGAAAAATATCCAGAAAAGAAAGAACTATGGGATAAATATTTTGCAGTAATCGATGATGAAAAATTATTAAATTGTGATGAATTTTGGTCTTATGAAGATAAACCGCAAGCAACAAGAAGTTTATCTGGAAATATGATTAATCGTTTAGCTAAAATTATGCCAAATTTCTGGGGTGGTAGTGCTGACCTTGGACCATCAAATAAAACTGTAATTAAAGATGGCGGAAGTTTTAGTAAGAATAATTATTTAGGTAGAAATATTCACTATGGTGTTCGTGAATTTGCTATGGCAGCAATTGCAAATGGTATTACTTTATATGGTGGTACAAAAACATTTGTAGGTACATTCTTTGTATTTAGTGATTATTTAAAACCTATGGCAAGATTGGCTGCTTTGATGAAAATACCTGTAACTTATGTATTGACACATGATAGTATTGGTGTTGGTGAAGATGGACCAACTCATGAACCTATTGAGCAGTTAGCAATGCTTCGTGCTATGCCTAATATTAATGTGTTTAGACCAGCTGATGCTACAGAAACTGCTGCTGCATGGTATAGCGCAATTACAAGTAAAAATACACCAACAGTTCTTGCATTATCTAGACAGAATTTACCACAAATAGAAGGTAGTAGTAAAGAGGCTTTAAAAGGTGGCTATATTATAGCAGAGTCTATAAAAGCAAAACCAGATGCCATAATTATTGCTAGTGGTTCAGAAGTTAGTTTGGCTGTAGATGCTAAAAAAGAATTGATGGAAAAAGGTTTTGACATTCGTGTTGTAAGTATGCCTTGTATGGATATTTTTGAACAACAAAGTGATGAATATAAAGAAAAGATATTACCACAAACTGTAGAAAAACGTTTAGTTGTGGAAGCAGGCTCTAGCATTTGCTGGGGTAAATATCTTGGCTTTAAAGGTAAATCTGTAACTATTGACACATTTGGAGCATCAGCACCAGCTAATGTATTATTTAAAAAATATGGATTTACTGTTGAAAATGTAGTTAATAAAGCATTATCTATGCTTAAATAA
- a CDS encoding PTS galactitol transporter subunit IIC — protein MENLVPMFQAFLGLGPTVILPVFIFIIGLIFRCGPAKSFHSGLTIGVGFVGINLVVALLCDNLGPAAQAMIKNFGIQLNAIDIGWPGSASMAWASPIAAFVLPLALVVNIIMLFTKTTKTMDVDIWNYWHFTFCGACVYALTGSFWQAIVAAIIFEIVVLKIADWTAPYMEKYFDLPGVSVPTGSTCSYAPLGIPLIWLIQKIPVIKNLKADPDSIQKRFGIFGEPIFMGLFLGAVLGVLAGYNAGEVAKVGMAMAGVMVLMPRMVKLLMEGLIPISEAARNVLQKRFGENANIYIGLDAAVTTGHPAVIATALILVPITILLAVILPGNNVLPFGDLATIPFIVAMIVAAARGNIVHSVLAGIVVISLSLLMSTAMAEFQTTMGVIANFKMPEGSTLISSIDQAGNLINFIIFKAFALFN, from the coding sequence ATGGAAAATTTAGTTCCTATGTTTCAAGCGTTTTTAGGATTAGGACCAACTGTTATATTACCAGTATTTATATTCATTATTGGACTGATTTTTAGATGTGGTCCAGCGAAATCATTCCATTCCGGTCTTACTATTGGAGTGGGATTTGTAGGTATTAACTTAGTGGTAGCACTACTTTGTGATAATCTTGGCCCAGCAGCTCAAGCAATGATTAAAAATTTTGGAATACAATTAAATGCAATAGATATAGGTTGGCCAGGTTCTGCTAGTATGGCATGGGCATCACCTATTGCAGCCTTTGTTTTACCATTAGCTTTAGTTGTAAATATCATTATGTTATTTACAAAAACAACAAAAACTATGGATGTTGATATTTGGAATTATTGGCATTTTACATTTTGTGGTGCATGTGTATATGCTTTAACAGGAAGTTTTTGGCAAGCTATTGTTGCAGCTATTATTTTTGAAATTGTTGTATTAAAAATAGCAGATTGGACAGCTCCTTATATGGAAAAGTATTTTGATTTACCAGGCGTATCTGTACCAACAGGTTCTACTTGTTCATATGCTCCATTAGGTATACCTTTGATCTGGTTGATTCAAAAAATTCCAGTAATTAAAAATTTAAAAGCAGATCCAGATTCTATTCAAAAACGTTTTGGTATTTTTGGTGAACCAATTTTTATGGGACTTTTTTTAGGCGCAGTATTAGGGGTTTTAGCAGGATATAATGCAGGTGAAGTAGCTAAAGTTGGTATGGCTATGGCAGGTGTTATGGTTTTAATGCCTCGTATGGTAAAACTTTTAATGGAAGGATTAATTCCAATTTCTGAAGCAGCACGTAATGTATTACAAAAACGTTTTGGTGAAAATGCAAATATTTATATTGGTTTGGATGCAGCAGTAACTACAGGACATCCAGCAGTAATAGCAACTGCTTTAATTTTAGTACCAATAACAATATTATTAGCTGTAATTCTTCCAGGAAATAATGTATTACCTTTTGGTGATTTAGCAACTATTCCATTTATAGTAGCAATGATTGTAGCAGCTGCACGTGGAAATATAGTTCATTCTGTATTAGCAGGTATTGTAGTAATCAGTTTATCTTTATTAATGTCAACTGCTATGGCAGAATTTCAAACAACAATGGGTGTTATTGCAAACTTTAAAATGCCAGAAGGTTCAACACTTATATCTAGTATAGACCAAGCAGGAAACTTAATTAATTTTATAATATTTAAAGCATTTGCTTTATTCAATTAG
- the hisA gene encoding 1-(5-phosphoribosyl)-5-[(5-phosphoribosylamino)methylideneamino]imidazole-4-carboxamide isomerase yields MIIFPAIDIRNGKCVRLVKGDFNQETVFSERPEIMAKKWEDEGGQYLHLVDLDGALKGKSQNLDVVEMILKTVNIPVELGGGIRTMENIKQVLDMGVSRVILGSVAVKDPQLVKDACKKYGSERIVVGIDAKDGIVAVDGWGVSGNVEAKELAKKMAEAGVKHIIYTDISRDGTLSGVNAKATAELASYSGVKVVASGGVSSIEDIKILKGYEQDGIEGVIVGKAIYTDNLSLQEAIKIAKEG; encoded by the coding sequence TTGATTATTTTTCCAGCGATAGATATTAGAAATGGTAAATGTGTACGCCTTGTAAAAGGTGATTTTAATCAGGAAACTGTATTTTCTGAACGTCCAGAAATCATGGCAAAAAAATGGGAAGATGAAGGCGGTCAATACCTTCATTTAGTTGATTTAGATGGAGCTTTAAAAGGAAAATCACAGAATTTAGATGTTGTAGAAATGATATTAAAAACAGTGAATATCCCTGTAGAACTCGGTGGCGGTATTCGCACTATGGAAAATATCAAGCAAGTTTTAGATATGGGTGTTAGTCGTGTTATTTTGGGTTCTGTAGCTGTAAAAGATCCGCAATTAGTAAAAGATGCTTGCAAAAAATATGGCAGTGAACGCATTGTTGTAGGTATTGATGCTAAAGATGGCATTGTAGCTGTTGATGGCTGGGGCGTATCTGGCAATGTGGAAGCGAAAGAATTGGCTAAAAAAATGGCTGAAGCTGGTGTAAAACATATTATTTATACAGACATTTCTCGTGATGGCACTTTATCTGGTGTAAATGCAAAAGCGACAGCAGAACTTGCAAGTTATAGCGGGGTAAAAGTAGTAGCTTCTGGCGGAGTATCTTCTATTGAAGATATTAAAATTTTAAAAGGTTATGAACAAGATGGCATTGAAGGCGTAATCGTAGGTAAAGCTATTTATACAGATAATTTATCTTTACAAGAGGCTATAAAAATAGCTAAGGAGGGATAA
- a CDS encoding PTS sugar transporter subunit IIB, giving the protein MEKKIVLVACGTGIATSTVVNDAVTKLAKLNNIPVEIIQCKMMEVPSYADRANLLITTTVADKSKYNFPVINARAFLTGIGLDKTKEEILAELKK; this is encoded by the coding sequence ATGGAAAAGAAAATTGTTTTAGTTGCTTGTGGGACAGGAATTGCTACTTCTACAGTAGTTAATGATGCAGTTACAAAACTTGCGAAATTAAATAATATTCCAGTGGAGATTATTCAATGCAAAATGATGGAAGTACCTAGTTATGCTGATAGAGCAAATTTACTTATTACAACAACAGTAGCAGATAAAAGCAAATATAATTTTCCAGTAATTAATGCTAGAGCATTTTTAACTGGAATTGGCTTAGATAAAACAAAAGAAGAAATTCTTGCAGAGTTAAAAAAATAA
- a CDS encoding PTS sugar transporter subunit IIA codes for MNIILKKELILLDIDVKNKLDVLEIMADNLHRLGYVKDTYKKAVIEREKVFATGLPTLIGGVAIPHTDIQHVDIPAISIARLNKAVDFVIMGDDSNTVKVDLIFMLAMKEEHAQLELLQSLMGILQDENALNYIKNEKSIDNIKIFISDKLQLGN; via the coding sequence ATGAATATTATTTTAAAAAAAGAACTTATTTTATTAGATATCGATGTTAAAAATAAATTAGACGTACTAGAAATAATGGCAGATAATCTCCATCGATTAGGATATGTAAAAGATACATATAAAAAAGCTGTTATTGAAAGAGAAAAAGTTTTTGCAACAGGATTACCAACTTTAATTGGTGGAGTAGCTATACCGCATACTGATATTCAGCATGTAGATATTCCAGCTATAAGTATTGCTAGATTAAATAAGGCTGTTGATTTTGTAATTATGGGGGATGATAGTAATACTGTAAAAGTTGATTTGATTTTTATGTTAGCAATGAAAGAAGAACATGCACAGTTAGAATTATTACAAAGTTTGATGGGAATTTTACAAGATGAAAATGCTTTAAATTATATTAAAAATGAAAAATCTATAGATAATATAAAAATTTTTATTAGTGATAAATTACAATTAGGTAACTAA